Below is a window of Acidobacteriota bacterium DNA.
ATCATCAGCCTTGTCGGCCTGCGTCACGATCTGCTGTTCGAGCCTGAGGCCTTCGGCGCGATCCGCGCCGACCATGTGGATCCCGGCCAACATCGCCCACGCGTCGCAGGCGGCCGGATACAACCGTGTAATACCAGTGAGGGCGGTCGCCGCATCGGCCGTGCGGCGATCGAGCATCAGCGAGGACGCGAGCATCAGCGCGGCCGGAGGCAGATCGGCGTCACGCCTTTCCGAGCGCGGCGCTGTTGCATCGCCGCCGAGCGGGCGCACAATCCGCACGCGGGCCCGCAGGGTGTCCCACCACGGCAGTGACGGCGCCAGCGCCTGACCCCGCGCGGTTTCGACCATCGCCTGGTCGAACTCGCCGAGCGCGATATAGCCGGTGGCAAGTTGATAGCGCGCCAGCGGCGACACGGGATCCAGCTCGATGACGCGCCTGGTGAACCTCATCGATTTGGCCGGATCGACATCTCTCAGGAGCTCCGCGATCGCCCAGTACGCGGCGACGTACGATCGGTCGATCTCGATCGCGCCACGCAACCTGATCAGCGCTTCGCGCAGCGTTGGTGATGACAGACCGAGCGCGAGCTGAACGGGCGCGGCATCCGGGTCGGCTGTCGCGGCTTGCTCCGCAGCCTCGCGCATCCGTCTCGACACGTCCGCGAAAGCGAGGCGACCCTCGAAGGCGGCGCCAATCGACAGCGCCTCCACCAGTCCGGTCTGCGCTTCGAGCATAGAGGAATCGGCGGCGATCGCGCTTTCGAACAACTGCACGGCGCGGCTGGCATCCTGGGCTGCCATTGCGTCACGCGCCTGCAGGTAGGCGTCGAAGGCCGCCGGATCCACGATCCGGAGGGCGGCGCGGCTGGTGGCGGCAGACTGTTTGAAGGGAATGCCTAAACGTTCCGAAACGTCCCGGGCTATACGCGTTTCAAGGGCAATGATGTCGGCGGCCTGCGCGGTGTAGTCCCGATTCCAGATCGTCTGGCCATCGGCCCGATCCACGAGGCTGAGTCTCACGTTCAGCTTCTTCCAGTCCGGATCGGCTGGCGTGACCATGCCCGCCAGCGCCACGCTGGCCTGAACGTCCTGGGCCACTGACTGGGGCGAGCGGCCGGCAAATGCCCGGATCGACAATCGCCCGAGGGTCGTCACGCCGGTCATCTGACCGAGTCGCATCACCAGGTCTTCCGCCAGTCCAGGCCCGAAGTACGGCCGCGTGGCTTCTCCGCCGCCAATGGTGAAGGGCAGCACGACGACGAGCGGGGTCGGCCGTGGACCGATGTTGCGGTGCCAGGTCTGCCGCAGAACATCCTGCCAGTGCCAGGCGGCCAGCGCCGAGGCGGCAACCAGCAGCAGACTCAACAGTCCCGTTCGGACCCATCGTGCGCCCGCTTGTCGGGCGGGCACGGGCCGATCGATCGAGGCATCGTGGGCGCGCACGGTGTCGGATGCAGCGCGCAACTCCGCGGCCATCGCCGCCACGCTCTGGTACCGATCAGCAGGGTTCTTCGCCAGCGCCCTGGCGACGATGGCGTCAAGCGCGATCGGTACGGCTGGGTTGATCATGCTCGGAGTTGTCGGTGTCGACTGCACGACATTGAGACCGATGTCGCTGGCGTTTGATCCGCCAAACGGCTCACGTCCCGTGAGCATCTCGTGGATGATCGCGCCGAGCGCGAAGATGTCCGTCCGATCGTCGATCGCCTGACCCAGGACCTGCTCGGGCGACATGTAGCCGACCGCACCAATTCCCAGCGCGCTGCCCCGTTCGGCCAGGCGCGCCGATGTCTGGCGGGTGTCGCCACTGTCCCGTTCCCATGCCGTCAGGCCAAAATCCAGAACCTTCGCGTGGCCCTTCGGTGTGACAAAGACGGCAGTGGGCGTCAGTGCGCCGTGGATGAGTTGGCAGGCATGCGCCTCGGCGAGCGCGTCGGCCAACTGCAGGGCCAGGTCGAGCGCGCGCCGGATGTTGAGCGCGTGGCCGGATCCCAGGGCCGACAGCTTCTCGCCCGACACGAACTCGTACACCAGGTAGACATGGCCTTCATGTTCGCCGACATCGAACAGCGTGGCGATGTTGGAATGGGAAAGCGTGGTATACGGCCGGATGCTGTCAATGAAGCGCGTGCGGTGCAGCGGGTCGGGCGTGACATCGCCCAGCACGCGGACCGCCACCGTGCGGCCGATGCGCGTGTCGCGCGCGCGGTAGACGGTTCCCAGCCCGCCGGTGCCGACAACGCCGAGGATGTCGTAATGGCCGATTGCCTGGCTCATGGATGGTCCACGAGATTGCAAGTTCCAAAAAGTGCGCACCCGCGCGCTTCTTCGGACGTGTATCGGCCGATCCGGCCTGATTGATTAATTCCGGGAAGGGGAAAAAGACGCCGCACTATGCCGCGAACATGGCCGACCGGTTCGCCCGGTGCATCTCGAGCCCGCCCTGGAATTCCGCCAGGCGCGCCCGGAGAAACGCGCGGCCACGGTGCAGCCGCGACTTGAGGGTCTGTTCCTTGATGCCGAGCCTCGCGCTCGCCTCTTCGGTCGAGAGCCCCTGGATGTCGCGCAGAATGACCGGCACGCGATAGATGCTGGGCAGTTCGGGCAACGCGCGCGCCAGCTGTCGGCGCACCTGGCCGCGCAGCAGGGCCTCATCGGCCATGTGCGACCAATCCGGGGTTTCACGACGAATCTGGCCGCCGTTCTCTTCGACATCGGCCATCAGATCGTGTTCGGATACTTCGAAATAGGACGCACTTCGCCTGGACCTGAGCCTCGACATCGCGGTGTTGAACGTGATGCGGTAGATCCACGACGACAAGGCGGCATCTCCGCGAAACGCGTCGATGCGGCTGTAGACCTTCATCAGCACGTCCTGCGCGATCTCTTCAGCATCCTCCGGCGTCTTGACGTAACGCATGGCCAAATGCTGGATCCGCGACCGGTAGATCGCGTCGAGTTCGGCCACTGCCGATTCGTCGCGCGCACGCATGCGCGTGACCAACTGGGCATCCTTCACGTTCTGAGCAGGGACGGCGGTCATGGTTCTCTTCCTCGAAGTGAGGACCTGGTCAGCAATAGATTCGCCATCCTGGTCCTAGGTTCCTGATTACGCCCACCCCATTATCGCCCCTTATTCCGACCAATTCAATCGTATTTTAAGAGGGCCTGTAACACGCTGAATACACACTGTTTATTGGACACTCAATTTGTCGGCGTGCGCTGAAAGACGTCGCAGAATGCCGCGATCAAATGATCTTCCGCCTCACCAATCGGGAGGTCGCGCCCGGTGAGGCGCCGCAGCGAGGTCACACCACGGTCAGAGATTCCGCACGGGACAATCAGTTTGAAGAAGTCGAGATCGGTATTCACGTTGAAAGCAAATCCGTGGCTGGTCACCCAGCGCTGGATGCGGACGCCGATCGCCCCGATCTTCTCCGCTCCCACCCACGCTCCAGTCAGCCCCTGGATTCGCCTGGCCTCGAATCCGTAGTCGGCTGTCACCCGAATCATCACCTCTTCGAGATCTCGCACGTAGCGATGCACGTCGCACCGGTCCGGCTTGAGGCTCAGAATCGGGTAGCCGACGATCTGACCCGGGCCGTGGTAGGTCACATCGCCGCCGCGACCCGTCTCATGGAGTTCGACGCCCAGTTCGGCAAGTCTCTCAGGCGTGGCCAACACGTGCTGCCGGCTCTCCCCTGCTTTCACGCCCAGCGTCAGAACGTGCGGATGCTGCAGCAGGAGCAGTTCGTCACCGATCTCGTCAGCGATTCGCCTGGCGACCAGCGCCCGCTGAAGCTCGAGGCCTTCGGCGTAGGAAACGAGTCCCAGGCGTCTGATGGTGAGCGGACGGACGGAAGACATGGGTCAGGGATTGGGGATTGGGGATTGGGGATTGGAGCAGTCTGGTAGCTAACCCCTAATCCCTAACCCCTAGTCCCTGGTTTTCACACCGCGCTCGAATCGAAACTCTCGAGCGCCTTCTTCACGTAAGACATGTACTCATCCGCCACCGCGCCGTCGATGATGCGGTGGTCGTACCCAAGCGACAGGTACCCTTTGGTCCGGATGGCAATCATGTCGTCGACGACGGCGACGCGTTTCTCGATGTGGCCCACGCCCATGATGGCCACCTGCGGCTGGCTGATGATGGGCATCCCGAACTGCGCGCCAAACACACCGGGGTTGGTGATGGTGAACGTCCCGCCCTGCACCTCTTCGGGCTTGAGTTGTTTTGCTCGCGCGCGGGACGCGAGGTCCTGGATGGCGCGGCTCAGGTCCAGCACGTTTATTTCCCCGGCCCGTTTGATGACCGGCACGATCAGACCCCGATCAAGCGCGACGGCAATGCCGAGGTTGATCTCTTTCTTGTAGACGATCGTGTCACCGTCAACCGAACTGTTGACGACGGGTACGGCCTTGAGCGCGTCGACCGCCGCCTTCATCAGAAACGACATGAAGGTGAGCTTGACGCCCTGCCGCTCGTACTCGGCTTTCTTCGCCTCCCGGATCTTCACGATGCGCGTGTAGTCGACCTCGAACACCGAGTGCACGTGCGCTGAGGTCCGCTTGCTGTACACCATGTGCTCGGCGATCTTCTTGCGCATCACCGACATCGGGACAACCTGGACGTTGTCGCCTGGCTTGAATGCCGGCAAGTGAGGCGTGGCCGGCGCCGCGCGTGGCGCGGCGGCCGGTGCGACGCCGGTCGCGTCGCCAGGCGCCTTACTGATGTGCGCGAGGATGTCCTGCTTGGTGACGCGGCCGCCAAGTCCGGTGCCGGGAATCGTCGTGATGTCAACGTTGTGCTCGCCGGCGATCTTGCGCACGAGCGGAGACGACTTTATGCGCCGCAACTCGTCGCCAGACAGCCCGGCACCAGTCGACGCGGCCGGCTCGGCCGCAACGACCGCGGGCGCCACCGTCGCAGCGGGCCCGGGTGCAGCAGCGGGTACCGGAGCCGGGGCGGGCGACGGCGGCGGAACTTGCGTCGCCTTGACCGGGGCGGTTGCGACAACCGCCCCCACCTCGCCAATCACCGCAACGACCGCATTCACCGGGACGGTCTCGCCTTCCTTCGCCCGCACTTCCAGCAGCACGCCCGCCGACGGCGATGGGATTTCGGCATCGACCTTGTCGGTTGAAATCTCGAACAACGGCTCGTCGCGATCGACCCTATCGCCGACCTTCTTGATCCACCTGACGATGGTGCCTTCGGCGATCGACTCGCCCATCTGGGGCATTACGACGTCGGACATGAGGGACCTCGCATGGACAGCAGCTCGGAAGAAGAAGCCAGTGAAACCCCATCACGCATGAATCGCCGCCCCGTGCGTCGCGTGCGCGGCCTCGCCGACCGCCTCGGACATCGTCGGGTGCGCGTGAATCGTGCGAATCAGTTCCTCGACCGTGCTCTCGAGCCGGAGCGCCAGCGTGGCTTCGGCCACCAACTCCGTTGCCCGCGGTCCAATGATGTGCACGCCGAGCACTTCGTCGTACTTCTTGTCGGCCACGATCTTGACGAGGCCATCGGTCTCGTTGGCGATCCGGGCTCGCCCCAGCGCGCCAAACGGGAACGTCCCGACCCGCACATCATAGCCTCGTTCAACCGCCTGCTTTTCGGTGAGGCCGACGCTGCTGATCTCGGGATCGCAATACGTGCACTTGGGCACCTGGTCGTAGTTGATCGCGTGAAACGGCTGGCCTGCCAGCCGCTCGGCCAGCGCGATGCCCTCGGCCGTCGACAGGTGGGCGAGTTGCAGATGTCCGGGCGTGCCAAACGTGATCACATCACCGATGGCCGACACGTCGGCGACGCTCGTGCGGAACTGCTCGTCGACCCACACGTAGCCCTTTTCGAGCTTCACGCCGGCTTCCTCGGCGCCAAGCCCGGCGGTGACGGGACCGCGTCCGGTCGCCACCAGCAGATACTCGGCCGACAGTTTCTGCGTCGAGCCATCCGGCATCTTCATGTCGAGATCCACGCCATCGGCCTTCGCCCGGGCGGCGGTGACGGTGGTCGACGTATGAAACGTGATGCCCTGCTTCTTGAACGCCTTCTCCAGTTCGACCGAAATGGTCTCGTCTTCGAGCGGCACCAGGTGCGGCAGCAGTTCGACGATGGTGACGTCGCTGCCGAACCGCTTGAAGACAGTCGCGAACTCGACGCCAATCGGTCCGCTGCCCATCACGACGATGGACTTCGGCACCTCGCGCATGAAGATGGCCTCGTCGCTCGTGATGATGCGCTTCCGGTCGAGCTCGATGCCCGGCACGCTCCGTGCGCTCGACCCGGTGGCCACGACGATCTGGCGCGCAGTGAGCACCTGGGTCTCGCCGCCGGTTACCTCGACTTTGCCGGAGCCCGCCAGCCGCCCGCTGCCCTTGATCCAGTCGATCCCGTTCTTCTTGAAGAGGTACTCGATGCCGCGCGTCAGGACCGTCACGATCTTGTCCTTCCGCGTCTGCACCTGGTTCATGTCGATGCGGGGCGGCTCGGGGCCGAGCACCAGTCCCCATTCCTTTGCGCCCTGCGCGATCTTGAGCGCATGGGCATGCTCGAGGAGCGCTTTCGTGGGGATACAGCCCCAGTTCAGGCAGGTGCCGCCGAGCGTCTTCTGCCGCTCGATGACGGCGGCCTTGAGGCCGAGCTGCGCGGCACGGATCGCGGTCGGGTATCCGCCGGTGCCGGCACCGATGATGATGACGTCGTACTGGTTGGCCACGGATGGCTACTCCTCAGGTAGATCGCGAGCGGCACGAACGACACGGCGTCGGGCGCGGGCGAGGCTTCATCAAATCTGTTTCCGGAGGCTTCAGAAGTTCACGTTACTGGGAGGCTTGCGGCACTGTCAAGCAAGCCACGGTGATGATTGTGGCGACACGCAAGACGGGTTTCCCGGACATGGGGAGGGGGGCGCTGGCACCCAGCACTCCCGGGCCCGCGTTGGACGAAGACGGGACCCCTACCGCGCGATCTAGCACACTGAGTGCGGCGGCGCGCATTTATGTGTGGCATTCACGCACAGCCCGGCTCTTCTTGACGAACTGTGCGCCGGGTCACGACGACGGTGCGATAATGGCGCGGTCGGAATGGTCGGTTCCGTCCCGCTCTGGCCCTGGAGATGGAGGGAGTTACGCGTGGCGTCCAGCATGAAAACGGTCCTCATCGTCGACGATGACGAAGGGATGCGCGACACACTGACGGCGATCCTGCACCGCGACTACCGCGTGCTGCGGGCATCGACCGGCGAGCACGGGCTGGGCGTCCTTAATCGCGAAACCGTCGACGTGATCCTGCTGGACGTCAGGATGCCAGGCATCAACGGGCTGGATGTGCTGCGGCAGGTAAAGGAGACGCAGCGGCTGGTCGAAGTCATCATGATCTCGGCCATCAATGAAATCGAGACCGCCGTCCAGGCGATGAAGCTGGGCGCGTACCACTACATCACCAAGGATTTCGAGTACGACGCCGTCCTGTCTCTCGTGCGGAACGCGTGTGAGCGGCTCGATCTGAGCCGCAAGGTGATGACGCTCTCCGCGCAGGTGGCCGACGAGCGCGAGCGCCAGTTCGTCCAGGGCCCGAGCGTCAAGATGCGCGAGATTGCGGAACTGGTGCGCAAGGTGGCGGGGCTGTCTGCCACGGTCCTGATCCTCGGCGAGAGCGGCACCGGCAAGGAACTGATCGCGCGGATGATTCATCGCGAATCCGACCGGTCCGACGCGCCGTTCCTGCCGGTGAACCTCGCTGCGATTCCGGGCGAGCTGGTCGAGTCGGCGCTCTTCGGCCACGAGAAGGGGTCATTTACCGGGGCGGTCAGGCAGCAACTGGGCAAATTCGAAATCGCCTCTGGCGGAACGTTGTTTCTCGACGAAATTGGCGAACTGAAGCCCGACGTGCAGGCGAAGCTGCTGCGTGCCATCCAGGAATCCGAAATCGAACGCGTCGGCGGCACCAGATCGATCAAGGTGGATCTGCGAATCATCGCCGCGACCAACGTCGATCTCGAGAAGGCTGTACGGGAAGGCCGGTTCCGCGAGGATCTCTACTACCGGATCAACGTCATTCCGTTGAAGGTCCCGCCTCTGCGGGAGCGCATCGAGGATATCCCGGAGCTGGCGCTCTTCTTCCTCTCGCGCTACAACGCGAAATTCAGGAAATCGATCCGCGGGATCAGCGACTCGGCGCTGGCGGTGCTGCAGGCGTATCGATGGCCTGGCAACATCCGCGAACTCGAGAACCTCGTCGAGCGGCTGGTCGCGGTCTGTGATCAGGATGTGATCGAGAGCGAGAATCTGCCCTACGAGTACCACCTGGAGTCGCTCGTGAAGCCGGAGACCGCCACCGAGGCGCTGCTCGACAAGGCCTGTGAGACCTTCGAGCGCAATTTCGTCCTCCGGGCGCTGGAGCAGTCCGGCTGGAACGTGACCGCCACGGCCAGGACCCTCGGCGTGCCGCTGAGCACGCTCAAACACAAGATGGACCGCCTCGACATCCGCCAGATTGCCAGGAAACTGCGCAGCATCTAGCCGCCTGGACCGCATCCTCAGGTTGCAAAAATTGTAATCGTCCTGACGGTTCTGGTATCGCAATTTCTGCAACCGCCCGGAGCGCCGGTTGCGGCTGACAAATCCGTCATCTGCACACAACGGCACAGCCGCTCCCCGGCATGATGCCGCGACCTTCGATAAACACGCCTAATTGTAGGGAATCGCCGGATCCTGCTGCCCGCCGTTGCAGACCGATGCGCAGGGGTGCTGATCGGCCGGTTGTTGGCCCAACGGTTGCATTTATAATACGGGTGGAGATTGATTGAACATGCAGCCCTCCGCGTTCAACGTTCGAGTGCCCCTGCCGACGGGCGACGTGTTCCTGATGAACACCTTGACCGACGCGCAGTTGGTCGTCTCGAGCGACGCGGCGCGACTGGTCGAACAGCCGAGCGACGCCGACGCGAATGCGGCGAACTCTGGCGAGGACGTGCGCGATGCGCTCGCGACGTTTACCGAACACGGATTCCTCGTCCAGGATCACGCCTCCGAGCAGGCGGCCCTGGCGTTGCGCTTCAGAGAGTTCCGCGAAGACACCTCGCAGTTGCGCATCACGATTCTGACCACGCTGCAGTGCAACTTCGCCTGTGAATACTGCTACCAGGGCGACCGCGTGGATGCCGGACGTCCGGCCCCGACGATGTCGATCGAGACCTCGGCCCAGGTTGCGGCGTGGATCGCCAGCCAGCTAGATGCGGTCGGTCCCCGCCGGCTGGTGCTCACCTTCTTCGGCGGCGAACCGCTGCTGAACACCGCCGCGATGTTCGACCTCGCCGAGCGCTGCTGGCAGGCGACTCAGGCGAGAGGCGTGCAGCAACTGGTCAACATCATCACCAACGGCCTGCTTCTGTCTCCCGAGATCGTCGACCGGATGCTGCCGTTCAGGCTGAACGGCGTCAAGGTGACACTCGACGGCGACCGCGCCACCCACGATCGGGTGCGACCGACACGCGGGGGCCACGGCACCTTCGATCGCATCATCGCCAACATCCGGCGCGTGGCCGACAAGACGCCGATCGCGATTGGCGGCAACTTCGACGCCGCCACGGCTGAGCGCTATCCCGCGCTGCTCGACTTCCTCAAGGACCAGGAGTTCGCCGGCCGCATCTCGAAGGTCGCGTTCAAGCCGGTGATTGCGCCAAAGTCCGCGCAGACGCCGACAGGGTTGATTCCGCTGACGGCCGTGGGACCAGATCGCCAGCCGCTCAACGGCTCATGTATGAGCGTTGCGGGCAGCGGCAGCGCCGGGGTTTCGGCGTGCGACAGCTGCCACTTCGCCGACGAGCAGATGGCGATGCTGCGCGAAGAGACCAAGCGGCGCGGCTTCCCCACCGCCGACGGCGTGCACATGGGCCCGTGCGAGCTGTACCGGCGGCACTCTCACACGATCGGACCGGACGGATCACTCTACGCGTGCCCCGGCTTTACCGGCGACAACGCGTTGGCGGTTGGCCACATCAGCGCCGGAACCGACGGCGTGCAGTCCGAGGTGGCCTCACGTTTTGAGCGGCTCGCGCCCTGGCGCCAGTGCGGCGACTGCTCGTTCATTCCGGTGTGCGGAGGCGGTTGCGCGGTCGCCTCCCACGCGGAACTTGGTGACATGGAAGCGCCGTCGTGTCACAAGCGTGCGTTTGAATCGGCGTTGGTTTCGCTGGCGGAAGATGCCGTCAGCGCTTTGGCTGGAGGGGTACAATGAGGATCACTGTTGTGAAGCGCGGCGAAAAGCCCCCGATCGATTTCTGCCCTTGGATGATCAGCGTCCCACCAGAGGACAGCAAGTAGCGCGGCGACCACGCACACCCTGGGAGGGGGCAGGCAGTTGCTACGCCCGCGCGATTTGCATCGCCTCGGGCATCGTCTGGGCACTGTCTGCCCTCGCGTGCGTATCCGCCACGCCGCCCCCGCCGGCTGCGGGGCCGGCCACCATCGTCATCGGCATTCCGCAAAGCCGCCAGCTCGATCCCTTGCACGGCGTTCGCTCCCTCGCCAACTGGCTCGCACTCGAACGACTCACCGGCAACGATGCCAGCGGCAGAACGTCTCCGCGACTCGTCGAGAGCTGGTCGGAAGTCGACAACGGCCTGACCTGGCGTCTCGTACTCAAGTCGCAACTGCGGTATCAGGACGGTACGCCGCTCGTGGCCGCCGACGTCAAGCGCCAGATCGATGAGGCGCGCGGTGTTCCAGCCGGTCAGACACTCAGGGTGTGCGTGCCCGATATCAGGGACATCTCGGTCGCTGGCGATCGCGAGGTCGTGATTCGGCTGAACCGCCGATGCGCGTTCCTGCTCGACGATCTGGACATGACCATCACCCGGCCGGCCGTCGAGAACCGCCCGGATGTCGGGACGGGCCCGTTTGCGATCACCTCGTCGACCAGGGACGAGATCGTGCTGGGGGCGAACCCGTACTACTATCTCGGCAAGCCTGCGATCAGCCGGGTTGTCGTCAAGGCGTATGACACGCTGAGAACCGCATGGGCCGAAATGATGCGCGGCCATGTCGATTTCCTGTGGGAGGTCGGGCCGGACACGGCCGAGTTCCTGCGTGACCAGTCGAGCGTCCAGGTGCGTTCGTATCTCAGCTACTACGCCTACACGATCATCATGAACTCGGCGCGGCCAATCTTCCGCGATCCCACGGTGCGACGGGCGCTGAACATCGGCGTCAACCGCGCGGAACTGCTGCAGCAGGCGCTCAAGGGCCAGGGCCTGGCCGGCGACGATGCCGTCTGGCCTTCGTTCTGGGCGCGCGATAGCAGCGTGCCGACATGGCGGTACGACCCGGCCAAAGCGGCCGGCCTGCTTGAAACCGCCCGCCGCGGCAGTGGCATTCGGACCAGCGGGTTGAAAGCCGGAGCGCCGGCGCTCGAGTTTACATGCCTGTTGCCGGCGAACTTCGCGATCTATGAACGCCTGGCGTTGCTGGTTCAACGCCAACTGCGGTTGGTCAACGTCGAGATGCGGATTGAGGCGCTGCCCGCAGATGTCTACAACCGGCGCATCGCGATCGGCGATTTCGACGCGGTGCTGACCAACCTGGTCGGTGGGCCATACCGGACGATTCACTACTGGTTCTGGCATTCGCCGGGGGTTTCGAAGCGCTGGAACTTCTGGGGCTATCAGGATGCAGCCGTCGACGCGGCGCTCGAGCAGATGCGCGATGCGCCAGACGATAATGGCACACGCACCGCGATGAGGGCGTTGAGTCTCGCGCTTCGTGAGAACCCGCCGGCAATCGTGCTGGCATGGGGCGACACGGTTCAGGCCGTCAGCCGCCGGTTCGCACTACCGGACGGCGCGGCGGGCCGGGATGCGCTTCACAGCCTGAGCCGGT
It encodes the following:
- a CDS encoding ABC transporter substrate-binding protein; amino-acid sequence: MDDQRPTRGQQVARRPRTPWEGAGSCYARAICIASGIVWALSALACVSATPPPPAAGPATIVIGIPQSRQLDPLHGVRSLANWLALERLTGNDASGRTSPRLVESWSEVDNGLTWRLVLKSQLRYQDGTPLVAADVKRQIDEARGVPAGQTLRVCVPDIRDISVAGDREVVIRLNRRCAFLLDDLDMTITRPAVENRPDVGTGPFAITSSTRDEIVLGANPYYYLGKPAISRVVVKAYDTLRTAWAEMMRGHVDFLWEVGPDTAEFLRDQSSVQVRSYLSYYAYTIIMNSARPIFRDPTVRRALNIGVNRAELLQQALKGQGLAGDDAVWPSFWARDSSVPTWRYDPAKAAGLLETARRGSGIRTSGLKAGAPALEFTCLLPANFAIYERLALLVQRQLRLVNVEMRIEALPADVYNRRIAIGDFDAVLTNLVGGPYRTIHYWFWHSPGVSKRWNFWGYQDAAVDAALEQMRDAPDDNGTRTAMRALSLALRENPPAIVLAWGDTVQAVSRRFALPDGAAGRDALHSLSRWRMRNPGGVLP